In one window of Epinephelus fuscoguttatus linkage group LG20, E.fuscoguttatus.final_Chr_v1 DNA:
- the LOC125880984 gene encoding uncharacterized protein LOC125880984, with the protein MLTQAIASSFALSRLPVPGLTTFTGDPLKFIDWKVFFMALIDQKPLPVSEKMLYLKSYLAGEARRAVEGFFYRNSEDAYKGAWPVLEDRYGSPFIVQKAFRERLMKWPKIAANDPRALREFADFLLGCAETMPHVKGLSILNDCEENHKLLQKLPEWLVRRWNRIVVEELDRSGDYPSFQRFSEFMQKEARIACNPIASPLMLNLKTPDERLSKRAKTFNTSAQIRGFNSTSPESSKPRPPCLFCRDEAHGVAKCPAFATKAMDEKKSFIHEHHLCFGCLRKGHSAKDCKRRHTCSTCGGRHPTCLHRENVIRPAEMTSNAATGDQINNEVHKVMSHALTQHASATSSIVPVLVSSTTDPQREILTYALLDTQSDSTFMLEDLAVELNVNTEPVQLKLSTMTAVNTVIASKTASGLQVRGLNSEAHIQIQQAYTRDFIPVDKSHIPTKNTALKWPHLSNLANKLPSLQDCEVGLLIGYDCPLALAPLEVIMGSENEPFAQRTVLGWSIIGSANPHLDRQGSHSFVHRVAVKELPVPAVTDVLKALESDFNERNYEDKYVSQDDVRFLQFLSDNIKQEKDGHYQMPLPFKNDNPPSLPNNKRLATVRLQHLKRKLSANKQYHDQYTAFMEEMVSKGYAEPAPAASEGESAWYIPHHGVYHPRKPNKLRVVFDCSAKFNGISLNDTLLTGPDLINSLVGVLCRFRREEVAVICDIEKMFHQFHVSPETRNYLRFLWWEGGNLENEPREYQMTVHLFGATSSPGCANFGLKYLAQQCKTIYPAASAFVERNFYVDDGLISIPTVQEAKELIVEAQELCNHAGLRLHKFNSNHKDVLSCVPPSERAESTDPLKLNSEMTSEGHVLGIQWSMVNDSFSFNISAKDHPPTRRGLLSVVASLYDPLGFMAPFTLSGKCILQELCHQGIGWDDPIPEHLRPRWEEWKNGLKTLKDITIPRCYHPPNFGNIISTELHHFSDASNTGYGSCSYLRYKNDRNEIYCSLVMAKSRVAPSKITSIPRLELSAAVTSARISAMLKEELQMKIDKECFWTDSQVVLAYNNEARRFHVFVANRIKLIREKTDPNNWHYVDTTQNPADLASRGLRAADIPSSGWLSGPKFLWELEVLPIPRPSTELLVGDPELKSVHVSAVEVSEHADILSRLERFSSWTTLTKVVARIKRLGSKLKYVDPVSVAERTRAAEEVFKLLQQQAFSSELKVLQRKPQGANLPKSSPLFSLDPILEEGLLRVGGRLKGSTISEKQKHPIILPKDSHITKLILLHFHSKICHQGRNQTLMELRVNGFWVIGGRKTVAKLIYKCVQCRKQRRPVEEQKMSSLPEERCEISAPFTFCGMDCFGPFAVKNGRKEIKRYGLIITCLSSRAVHIEMLDDLSTDAFINALRCFISLRGAVSQLRCDQGTNFVGASNEFKDALKQCDIRALEAFLADKQCEFRFNAPSASHAGGIWERQIRTIRSVLDVTVAQCPGRLDDASLRTLFYEAMSIVNSRPLSVDGIDDPKSLEPLTPNHLILMKSRIALSPPGNFVKEDLYAAKRWRRVQYLTEQFWSRWKKEYLLNLSLRQKWHARRRNIKVNDIVIIKEDTVPRNQWHLGRVVETTEGPDSLVRRVKVQVGERKAATKDCPSKPSIIERPIQKLVLLLECD; encoded by the coding sequence ATGTTGACTCAGGCAATAGCAAGTTCATTTGCCTTGAGTCGCTTACCTGTCCCAGGGCTAACAACCTTTACAGGTGACCCTCTGAAGTTCATAGATTGGAAAGTATTCTTTATGGCCCTGATTGACCAGAAGCCCCTCCCAGTAAGTGAGAAAATGCTTTATTTGAAGAGTTATTTAGCAGGGGAGGCACGCAGGGCTGTGGAAGGTTTCTTTTACCGTAACTCAGAGGATGCATACAAGGGCGCCTGGCCTGTCTTAGAAGACAGGTATGGCAGTCCATTTATTGTCCAAAAGGCCTTTAGAGAGAGACTCATGAAATGGCCTAAGATAGCTGCTAATGACCCAAGAGCATTACGAGAGTTTGCAGATTTTCTCTTAGGGTGTGCTGAAACTATGCCTCATGTCAAAGGCCTGTCCATCCTCAATGACTGTGAGGAAAATCACAAACTTCTGCAGAAATTGCCTGAATGGTTAGTGCGCAGGTGGAATCGAATTGTCGTCGAAGAGTTGGATCGATCCGGTGATTATCCAAGCTTTCAGCGTTTCTCAGAGTTCATGCAGAAAGAAGCCCGAATTGCCTGTAATCCAATTGCCTCCCCTTTAATGTTAAATCTGAAAACACCAGATGAAAGGTTGTCAAAGAGAGCCAAAACATTCAACACGAGCGCTCAAATAAGAGGCTTCAACTCAACATCACCAGAAAGCTCAAAGCCAAGGCCGCCTTGTTTATTCTGCAGAGATGAAGCACATGGTGTTGCTAAATGCCCAGCCTTTGCTACAAAAGCTATGGACGAGAAAAAGTCCTTCATTCATGAACATCATTTATGCTTTGGATGCCTGAGAAAGGGTCACTCGGCCAAAGACTGTAAAAGACGACATACCTGTAGCACCTGCGGTGGACGTCATCCTACCTGCCTGCATCGAGAGAATGTCATAAGACCTGCAGAAATGACAAGTAATGCTGCCACAGGGGATCAGATAAACAATGAAGTTCACAAAGTTATGTCCCATGCTTTGACTCAACATGCCTCTGCCACTTCTAGCATCGTTCCTGTCCTTGTGTCTTCAACAACAGACCCCCAGAGAGAAATACTCACCTATGCTCTTCTCGACACTCAGAGTGACTCCACTTTTATGCTAGAAGATTTGGCTGTAGAATTAAATGTAAACACTGAGCCGGTGCAGCTTAAACTAAGCACAATGACAGCTGTGAATACAGTCATAGCCAGTAAAACTGCCAGTGGTCTGCAGGTTCGTGGGCTAAACTCTGAAGCACATATTCAAATACAGCAGGCTTACACGCGTGACTTCATACCAGTTGATAAGTCCCACATCCCAACAAAGAACACAGCTCTTAAGTGGCCTCACCTCAGCAATCTAGCCAACAAGTTACCATCACTTCAAGACTGTGAAGTAGGACTTCTCATTGGTTATGACTGCCCCTTAGCTTTGGCTCCCCTAGAGGTTATCATGGGAAGTGAAAATGAACCCTTTGCTCAGCGGACTGTGCTCGGCTGGAGCATTATAGGATCAGCAAACCCTCATTTGGATAGACAGGGCAGCCATAGTTTTGTGCATCGTGTTGCAGTTAAAGAATTGCCAGTGCCTGCTGTTACAGATGTGTTGAAGGCTTTGGAGTCAGACTTTAATGAAAGGAACTATGAAGACAAATATGTGTCTCAGGATGATGTTCGCTTTCTACAGTTTCTGAGTGATAATATCAAACAAGAAAAGGATGGACATTATCAGATGCCCCTCCCCTTTAAAAATGACAACCCACCATCGCTGCCAAACAACAAACGGTTAGCTACTGTTCGGCTGCAACACCTGAAAAGGAAGTTATCTGCCAATAAACAGTATCATGACCAATATACGGCCTTCATGGAAGAAATGGTCAGCAAAGGCTATGCAGAGCCAGCCCCTGCTGCTTCTGAGGGAGAAAGTGCCTGGTATATCCCTCATCATGGCGTGTACCACCCAAGAAAGCCAAATAAGCTAAGAGTTGTTTTTGATTGTTCGGCAAAGTTTAATGGCATCTCACTAAATGACACCTTACTTACTGGTCCTGATTTAATCAATTCATTGGTGGGAGTTTTGTGTCGCTTCAGAAGGGAGGAGGTTGCTGTGATCTGCGACATCgaaaaaatgtttcatcaaTTTCATGTTTCTCCAGAGACTCGCAACTACCTGAGATTCCTTTGGTGGGAGGGCGGCAATCTGGAGAATGAGCCACGAGAATATCAAATGACAGTTCACCTCTTTGGTGCCACTTCCTCACCTGGATGCGCTAACTTTGGGCTGAAGTATCTGGCACAGCAATGCAAAACTATCTATCCGGCAGCATCAGCCTTTGTTGAAAGGAATTTTTACGTTGATGATGGCTTAATCAGTATTCCAACTGTCCAAGAGGCCAAAGAACTGATTGTTGAGGCACAGGAGCTGTGCAACCATGCAGGCCTAAGATTACACAAGTTCAATTCGAACCACAAAGATGTTCTCTCCTGTGTACCTCCCTCAGAAAGAGCAGAGTCAACAGATCCTTTAAAACTGAACTCAGAGATGACATCAGAAGGACATGTACTTGGCATTCAGTGGTCAATGGTGAACGATTCCTTTAGTTTTAACATCAGTGCAAAAGATCATCCTCCAACTCGTCGTGGCCTCCTGTCTGTCGTAGCTTCTCTGTATGATCCACTTGGGTTCATGGCTCCCTTTACCCTGAGTGGAAAGTGCATCCTGCAGGAGCTGTGTCACCAAGGCATCGGATGGGACGATCCAATCCCTGAGCACTTGCGTCCACGGTGGGAGGAGTGGAAAAATGGccttaaaacattaaaggacatTACCATACCCAGATGTTATCATCCACCAAACTTTGGTAACATTATAAGCACTGAATTACACCATTTCTCAGATGCCAGTAATACAGGATACGGTTCGTGCTCCTACCTGAGATACAAAAACGACAGGAATGAGATTTACTGTAGTCTAGTTATGGCTAAGTCAAGGGTCGCACCGTCAAAGATCACAAGCATCCCAAGATTAGAACTCTCTGCTGCAGTAACATCAGCCAGGATAAGTGCCATGCTGAAAGAAGAGCTTCAGATGAAAATAGACAAAGAATGTTTCTGGACTGACTCTCAAGTTGTGTTGGCATATAATAATGAGGCACGAAGATTCCATGTGTTTGTGGCAAATAGAATTAaacttatcagagaaaaaactgATCCAAATAATTGGCATTATGTTGACACGACACAAAACCCTGCTGACCTTGCTTCCAGGGGTCTTCGTGCTGCAGACATCCCTTCATCTGGCTGGTTATCAGGTCCTAAGTTTCTATGGGAACTGGAAGTGCTCCCAATACCCAGACCCTCTACTGAGCTGCTTGTCGGTGACCCTGAGTTAAAGTCAGTTCATGTGTCTGCAGTTGAAGTCAGTGAACACGCAGACATTTTGAGTCGGCTGGAGAGGTTCTCTTCCTGGACCACACTCACTAAGGTGGTCGCAAGAATAAAGAGACTCGGGTCAAAGCTCAAGTATGTCGATCCTGTGAGTGTGGCAGAACGTACCAGAGCTGCTGAGGAAGTTTTTAAGCTACTGCAGCAGCAAGCCTTCTCAAGTGAGCTAAAGGTTCTCCAAAGGAAGCCTCAGGGAGCCAATCTTCCAAAGTCAAGTCCTCTTTTTAGTCTTGATCCCATCCTGGAGGAAGGGCTTCTTCGTGTTGGGGGAAGACTTAAAGGATCAACTATTAGTGAAAAGCAAAAGCACCCTATCATTCTTCCTAAAGACAGTCACATCACCAAGTTGATCTTGTTGCACTTTCACAGCAAAATCTGCCACCAAGGTAGAAATCAAACTTTGATGGAGCTCAGAGTTAATGGGTTTTGGGTGATAGGTGGGAGAAAAACAGTTGCCAAGTTGATCTATAAGTGTGTACAGTGCCGTAAACAAAGAAGACCAGTTGAAGAACAAAAAATGTCCAGTCTCCCTGAAGAACGCTGTGAAATCTCAGCTCCATTCACGTTCTGCGGAATGGATTGTTTTGGTCCTTTTGCAGTTAAAAATGGTCGTAAGGAGATTAAGAGATACGGGCTAATCATAACATGTCTGTCGTCTCGAGCTGTCCATATCGAAATGCTTGATGACTTATCCACCGATGCCTTCATTAATGCCTTAAGATGCTTTATTAGTCTGAGAGGAGCAGTTTCTCAACTCCGCTGTGATCAAGGCACAAACTTTGTCGGCGCCAGCAACGAGTTCAAAGATGCTCTCAAACAGTGTGACATCAGAGCACTTGAGGCCTTCCTGGCAGACAAACAGTGTGAGTTTAGGTTTAATGCTCCTTCAGCCAGTCATGCAGGTGGTATCTGGGAGCGGCAAATACGTACCATTCGCAGTGTCCTTGATGTTACTGTCGCCCAGTGTCCAGGAAGACTTGATGATGCATCACTCAGAACTCTGTTTTATGAGGCAATGTCTATTGTAAACAGCCGTCCTCTCAGTGTTGATGGAATCGATGATCCAAAGTCACTCGAGCCCTtaaccccaaaccatctcattTTGATGAAGTCTAGGATTGCTTTGTCACCTCCTGGAAACTTTGTAAAAGAGGATTTGTATGCTGCAAAAAGATGGCGTCGAGTACAGTATCTAACCGAACAGTTCTGGAGTAGATGGAAAAAGGAATATCTCTTGAATCTCTCTTTAAGACAAAAATGGCATGCTCGTCGGCGCAACATAAAGGTGAATGACATCGTCATTATTAAAGAGGACACTGTTCCAAGAAATCAGTGGCATTTGGGAAGAGTAGTGGAAACCACAGAAGGGCCTGACAGTTTGGTTCGCCGTGTCAAGGTTCAGGTTGGAGAGCGCAAGGCAGCAACAAAGGACTGTCCATCAAAACCCTCAATCATTGAACGGCCCATTCAAAAactagtacttttacttgaatgTGATTAA